Genomic segment of Staphylococcus muscae:
GATAAAACAACTCATACCAAAAATAAATAGTTTTTTCATGATTACATAGTTCCTTTTTTCATAAAGTGCATATTCCACTTTAAATATCGAATGAGTAAAGTCCTTATACCAATGGATGCCTTAACAATCATCACTAAAAACATCATACCTAAACCAAGATACGCAAAGCTAAACAAATAGTTACTAATCGAAAAGTTTTGTATGCCTGCTAATATATTTGAGATTAATAAAATAAATGGCGAAAGGATCATACCTAACGAAACAAAGGTGGCAGCCATCATCATGATGACGACAATGATAAGTGGAATTAAAACAAAACAGAACGTCACAAGACTCATCCCAATCGTTGCGATAATCGCACGTAAAACATGTGTGATATTTGGCTTTTTCTCTGCGTCTTTAACCGCTGATTTCGCATATTTTCGTTTAGCAATCTGTTTCGGTGTATCCAATGCATCCACTATCTCTTTGTCTGTAAACCCTTTTTGCCCCTCTTCATAAAAATAATTTTCGTATGTATTCATGACGTCATCAACGACATCTTTTGGTAATTTGTTTAATTGATACTCTAATTCATTCAAAAACGTAATTTTATCCATCCAAATGCACCTGATTACTTTAATAGAAATTACTTATCATTATAGATACTTGATTTAAAAATTAAAATAACTATACGCAATTTGTATTGTAAATGTCATATTCTTAATGATTTGTAATTTTAAAATTTTAGATTCCAAACACAAAAAAGCTGAGTAACACATCAAATCGTGTGACTCAGCTGATTCTAATTTATACAAATAAACTTAAGAAGTAGACGAATACGAGACCGCTGACAGAAATAATTGTTTCAACGAGTGACCATGTTAAGAATGTTTCTTTGATTGTCAAACCAAAGTATTCTTTGAACATCCAGAAGCCTGCATCGTTTACGTGTGAACAGAAGACACTACCTGCACCAATCGCTAATACAACAAGCGCTAAGTTAATATCGGCTGTTTGTAATAATGGTAGGACAATACCTGTTGTTGAGATTGCCGCAACTGTTGCTGAACCTAATGCTAAGCGAAGTACAGCTGCTACAAGCCAAGCAAGTAGTAATGGTGAGATATGTGAACCAGTAAAGAATGTTTCAATACTTTTACCAACACCCCCATCGATAAGGATTTGTTTGAAGGCACCGCCCCCACCGATAATTAAGAGCATCATACCGATTGGATAGATGGCTTGTGTCAATGTATCCATCACATCTTTCATCGCAATACCACGCATTAAACCCATGCTGAAGATTGCAAACAGAACGGCGATTAACATGGCTGTACCTGCTGTACCGATGAAGTAGATAAAGCTTTCAAAAGCATTTGTTGCGCCATCAGTATGTCCTGAAACTAATTGCCATATTGTCGCAAATAGCATCAAGATAACTGGTAATAATGCTGTAAATGTACTTAATCCAAAGCTAGGTAATGCATCTTTTTCAAATGTTTTTGTTGCACCTAATGATGAAATATCTCCTTCACGTTGAAACGCTGTTGGTGATAATTTAGGTGCGATTTTTACGAATAGTGGTCCAGAAACAATTGTAACTGGAATGGCAATGATAAAGCCGTATAACAATACTTCACCGATATTCGCATTCAATTCCGATGCTATGACAACTGGTCCTGGATGTGGTGGTAAGAATCCATGCGTTACAGATAAAGCTGTCACCATCGGTAAACCGATTTTTAATTGTGAGATGTTCATGCGTTTCGCAATTGTAAATACGAGTGGAATTAATAATACAAGACCTACTTCAAAGAATAACGCAATACCTATAATAAAGGATGCAATGACCATTGCCCATTGGACATATTTTTCACCTAAACGACTGATAAGTGTGTCAGCAATTTGTGTTGCACCACCACCATCAGCAAGTAACTTCCCAAGCATCGCACCTAAACCGAAGATCAAAGCGATATGTCCAAGCGTTCCACCCATACCGGCTTCAATTGTTTTAATAATACTATCGAATGGCATGCCTAAGAACAAGCCTGTCACAATCGCTGTCACAATTAACGATACGAAAGTATTTAATTTAAATGCCATAATTAATACGAGTAATAATAAAATACCTAATACAACACTAATAATCGGCCATAACTCATGTAACATAATTTATCCCTCTATCCTTAAATTAATAATGTTTACTTTGAAATTTTGCAATTGCTTCATAAGATGACATAAGACTGCGACTCACTTGTATAAAGATGGATGCTAACTCTTGATACATGTGAACAACTTCTTGATTCGGTTCATGGGCATGTGTTTTACCCACCCAATCCGCAATCATGTCATAATTGTCACGCTTACCAATCGCACGGCTTCCGATTGCACACGCTCCAAGGCAAGAGCTTTCATAGCTTTCTGGCACTTCCAATTCACAGTCGAAAATATCTGCCATCATTTGACGCCATAATGCACTTTTAGAGAAACCACCTGTTGCATGAATTTTTGATGGTATCTCACCCATTACTTCTACTAATGCAAGATAGACTGTGTACAGATTAAACAATACGCCTTCAAGTACAGCACGAATCATATGTTCTTTCTTATGTGCTAATGTCAAACCAATAAATGATCCTCTTGCATCTGATGTCCATAACGGTGCACGTTCCCCAGCTAAATACGGATGGAACATCAAACCTTGCGCACCTGGTTCAACACGTTCTGCGATACGTGTCATCACATCGTAGCTGTCCATGCCTAAGCGTTTGGCTGTCTCTACTTCGCTCGCTAACAACTCATCACGCAGCCAACGTAATACGACACCACCGTTGTTCACAGGACCACCAATCACATAGTGTTCGTCATCCAATACATAACAGAAAATACGACCTTTGCTATCTGTGAGTGGACGATCAACAACTGTACGTATTGCACCAGAAGTCCCAATTGTTACAGCAACTTCACCCGGACGGTAACTGTTGACACCTAAGTTTGATAGGACACCATCACTGGCACCAATGACGATTGGCGTTGTCGCATGCATTCCAATTTTTTGTGCATAATTTTTATCCATATCCCGACAAATGTATTGTGTTGACACCAATTTCGGTAACTGTTCAGCTGACAGTTCAAGTAATTGGAGCACTTCTTGGTCCCAATCACGTTCACGCAAGTTGTAAAGTCCTGTCGCTGAAGCAATCGATTCATCCATCACCCATTCACCCGTCAATCGGTAAATCACATATGACTTAATATCAACGAAGCGTGCTGCTTGTTGATATAGCGCAGGTTGATCATTTTTGAGCCACCACATTTTACTTAATGGCGACATCGCATGCATCGGGGTACCTGTGCGCTCATATATTTTTTGACCGTCATGGTTCTGTTTCAAATCTTCCACTGCGTAGCGTGCTCGGTTATCTGCCCATGTAATACTGTTCGTTAAAGGCTTACCAGCGTCATCTACTAAAATCAAGCTATGCATCTGTGCACTGAATGATACGAATGAGATGTCGTCTGGTTTGACGTCATTATCTTGAATGACACCTTGTAATGTACTCACAACGGCATCAAATAATACGTCCGGATCTTCTTCTGATGTATCTACTGTTGGTGTATACATTTTATATTCTTGTTGTGACTTACCAACTTCTACACCTTGTTCGTTATACAATACAGACTTCGTACTCGTTGTACCGATATCTATTCCGATCATATACGTTGTCATATCTTCTCTCTCCTTACATTTGATCAGACCAAAATGCGCCAATATCATTATTTAAATCACTAAAGTTAAGTCGGAAAGCTTCATACATTAATCGACGATCACGCTGTTCTACCGCTTCAACAAACTTTTGATGGTTCGTAATGACACGATTAAAGTCTTCTACATTCTCACTCATACGTCTCGACATACTGATATATACCTGACAAGTCATCAATGGCTTCATCTGCATCCACAAATGTGTCAGATAACTGTGTTCACACGCATTCACCATCAATTCATGGAACTGAATGTCATGCTCTGTAAAGCTCACAGGATCTCGAAACTTCACACTCACCTTCATCATCTCCAATGCCTGATACATTGCATGCACAATGGTTGATAAATCATCTCTTTGAATGACCTTTGTAAAAGCAAAAGATTCTATCATTAAACGGATATCCGTCATTTCTTGTTGTTTCGTCTCGTTAAACGGCAATACTTCTGCTCCCATACGCTCAAGCTGAATCAAACGATCTTGACTCAAAATCTTAAAGGCATCTCTCACAGGTGAACGGCTGACATTGAATTGTTTGGCGATTTGATTTTCAGTAATGACTTCTTGCTCTTCATATTCACCATTCATCATGTTTAAGCGTAAACATGCTGCAATCCATTCCCCTTTTGACATCTGTTGCTGCCATTGTTTTGGAAACTCCATTTTGTATCACCTCAACTTGTATACAAGTATTCTAATTCAAAAAAGCGTTTTTGTAAACGCTTACTTATCATTTTTAATAAATTTTTAAATTATTATTGTCCAACCGGTCATTAAAACATCAAAAAAACAGCTTAACTGTAAGATTTCTCTCACAGACAAGCTGTCTTGTTATGTTATAAAGTTAGATATCTTTTTTAGCAATCAACCACGCATTTCCTACAAATAAAATAATACATGAAGCAACGTTAATGATCCATTGCCAATTCGTAAATGACATATCGTCCTCTAATGTTTTTTGCGTTAAATAACCAATCGGAATATAGTTTAATGCTTCCATCAATTTCGGACCTATTTGTGGAATCAATGGAATAAACGGTGACACAATCACTAAAAAGAGTAATAAGAATATCCCTAATGTATAGACAAACGCAGGCTTTTGCACGATTAAGTTAAACATAAATAATAATAAACCGTAAATGACAAAGAGCATTAAATAAAATACTGGCAATTGTCCAACAGATTTCATATCAATACTTGGTCCTTGTGTCGTCCAATCTACAATATACGTGATACCTAAGACAATCACTGTGATCAAAACACTCATCACAATAATCGAAAGTGATTTTGCCACGAAATACCGGATACGATGATGCAAGCTGTTTAAATAAAGTTGAATCGTTCCTTCTGAAATATCTCGACTTAATGTTTTAACGATAAACATCATACCAATTAAAGAAAAGAACCATTTTTCCATTGATAAAATCATATTCGGATCTACTTCCTCACCCGTTGCCACAACAACACTGACTACAACCGCAATTGGTAAAACCCCTAATAAAATAGCGATATAAGTTAAAGGACTTTTTAAAACACTCAACATATCAAACTTCACTAATTGTAAGCTGTTCATGCGTTGTCACCTCGTTTATTAATGTCAAAGTAAGTATCTCTTAATGTTGCTTTACGCGTTTGAATATATGTCGGATAAATATGTTGTGATGATAAGCCCTTCAATAACCATTGATAATTCTGTTGTTGACTGATGATGATAACACCTTCATCTTTTTGTACTTGAATCACATTGAAATGTTCTGCTAAATATTGACAGGCTGCTTCAAAATCATCATGAGTAACTTGAATCATCGTTTGACCTGTCTCTTGTTCACCTGTCAACATCATATCCTGAACAAACTTGCCATCTCTCAGAAAGACTGCGCGATCACAAATCAATTCAATATCTTCTAATTTATGACTCGAAATCAAAATTTTCATGTCTAATTCTTTTGCGAGTTTCTCAATTGTTTTAAGTACATCAATAGAACCATCTGGATCCATGCCATTCGTCGGTTCATCTAAAATTAAAAACTTAGGCTGATTCATAAGTGAAACCGCAATCGCCAGCTTTTGTTTCATTCCCATTGAATATTTCTTAACTTTTTTATGAATATACGATTCCATACCGAAAGCTCTAACAATATTATCTGTATATGCTTTGTCATAGCCCTTTCCAAGGACTTGCGCAAATAATTTCAAATTATAAAGGCCTGTTTTATTGCCATATAACTTCGGATGTTCAATTAAATAGCCTATCGCATCTTCATTTGAAACTTTCACTTCTCCTGAATAATTCACAATATTGCCATTCATTATTTTCATTAGTGTGGTTTTACCGACACCATTTTTGCCAATCAGCCCAACAATACGGCTGTCATTAAATGCAAAATCAATATGATCAATGACAACATGTTTGTTGTACTGTTTCGATATTTGTTTTAATTCCATTGATGTACCTCCTAAGTGCTGTGTATACGTTTCATTTGAAAAATATATGTGAAAATTGCTGTTAAAATACTAAAAACCAAATAGTAAATACCGATATCCATTAAAAAATAGTCCGGATTATCAAAGACAAATAATCCTATCGTGACAAAACTTAAAGCCATCAATGCTGGTATAAATCCCAATATTGAAAGAATATAAATGAACATCGGAGGGCGTTGTTTACGCGATTGTTCCCCTGATGTTGGAAAGGAGATCAGAAACGCAAGAAGGTTTGTTGCGATAAATCCGTATATAAACGAGACTTTGACCTGATTCACTTCAATATAAAAATGATTGACATCATATAGAAGTATTAATAATACCGTTAGAACTGTGAGTCCCACGATTGTGATGTAATGCGCATTCAATAGCTGTTTCTTTGAGACGGGTAAGCTATGTTGAAACAAATAAGCACCATCACTTCCAAATCGTTTATGCACACGAAATGCATGCGCTGAGTCGGCCATAAAAATGAAGAAAATAATAAATGTCACAGGTATCAACCACATCTCATAATCTGGTTGATAACGCTGATATATTGGATAAACGAGTAATAAAATCAAATATAATATCAAAGTATTTTTATGCAAATATAGATTACGCTTGATTAAGTGCAGCATGTCTTTCTCCTTTCTTTCACAACATTTATAATCTAATTTTATTTCGACCTAATCGACGATATCGCAAAATGGTTTTTATACTGAAACATATCACTGACAGCACGAGTAGTATCCATGCCAGGATGTTGAACCAATATAAGTCGTAACCATTCGTCAATGTACCTATCAATGTGCCAGGAATACTAAACATTAACAATACGAATATCATGTAACTTATCCACTTATTGCAAAATTCATCAAGTATCGTACGTACACAAAAGGTTGCGATTAATAACGTTAAGCTCAAGAAACCTGCCATCACTTCAAATACATTTGGAAATGGCACAATCAAATATATCAGAACGATAACACTGACTTGTATACTACAAATGACTAAAGTATACAGATTAAAACTTTTTAATAATAAGCGATCACTAGTCGGTAAACTCCGAAATGTCACATACGACTGATTACGATTTAAATATTCAATTGTATAGAGTGGAAAGCCTGATAAAACACCGACTAACATGATAATGAGCGATAAAAATAATGACTGATCTGTCATATAGCAGTATGTCAGTATGACAATCATAAAGAGATAAGATACAATATAAAAAGTTTTTGAAGAATCACCTAATAAAAAGTTGCGTTTAATGAGCGTTATCATGATTCATCACACCCTTTTTGTGTTGTTCATAATGCACCATGATTTCTTCCACAGTCATAGGTGAAATTGTGACACGTTGACCGAACAATTCATGGAATGTTTGGGCGTCTTTTGTCATGCCACTATATATTCCATCTTTTTCAACACAATGAATGAGTAACTGACGCAATTCATCATCCAAATCTGTACTATCACCTCGTACAAGATGATGTGTTTCTAATAGTTCTTCCTTAGAGGCATTCACAATAATATGACCGTCCTGTAAGTGAACGATATAATCTGCAATACGCTCTAAATCAGAAATGATATGTGTCGAGAAGAAGACGGATTTTTGTTCATCTAACAATTCTTCTTGAATAATGTCTAAAATTTCATTGCGGACAACGGGATCCAATCCTGCTGTCGGTTCGTCAAATATATACAATTCCGCATGATGACTCAGTGCAATTGCAAGTGATAACTTCATCTTCATACCTGTTGATAGCTCACGGATTTTTTTATCATATGGCAGTTCAAAGCGTTTCAAATAATCCATAAATAATTCATGATCCCATTGACTATAAAATGGTGCGATCAACTTCTCTGCCTTTTTAACCTTCCATTTATCATTTAAGTACAACTCTGAATAAACAAAGCCGATTTTATCTTTAATACCTACCGGATCTGTTTGCATCGGTTGGCCGAACAATTTTATATCGCCTGATGTCGGCTGTAATAAGTCCATAATCATTCGAATCGTTGTCGTTTTCCCTGAACCGTTCGCACCGATAAAACCTGTCACATACCCTTTTGGCACTTCAAAATGAATATCTTCTAATGAGAAATGTTTCGTCTCATAACGTACATGATTGAGTTCAATCGCTTTTTCATTCATCATAATTCCTCCTCATATAGCATCTTGACGATGTCTTGAAGTTCTGACAAAGGCATCCCGATTGTTTTTGCTTCTTTTACGAGTGACTGTGTAAGTTCTTCGATGACGATAAATTGTTTCTCTTTCAAAATAGACGTGTCTTGTTCTCTAACAAATGTGCCCTTTCCACGAATGGAAGTTAAGTAGCCTTCTTTTTCTAAATCTTCATAGGCACGTTTCGTTGTAATGACACTGACACTTAAATCTTTCGCAAGTTCTCTCATAGATGGAAGATTCGCACCTGCTGGTAGTGTGCCACGTAATATCTGTTCTTTAATTTGTTGCTTAATTTGTTCATATATGGGCGATGCACTATTATTCTGCAGTAATATTTTCATGTATACCTCCCTCTCTTACACCAACTGTATATATTGAGTATACACACTATATAAATATATGTAAACCCAATATAAAAAAACATGCGATTTGTATCTAGTAATTCCATACAAATCACACGTGATATACGCTTATCTATTCTTTTTTCTATCATTGTTACGACTAATAAAGGCACATACCATAAATAAAATGGTCGCCATAAACAGTTTAATGGCTGCTGACTCTTCACCTTGTATTTGAAAAAACATCCCAACAATAAAGATGATAGACGCCAAGATTACAAATATTTTTGTTAGATGTTTCACCCGACACACCTCATTCATTTCTTATTTATTTAATGATACTTTAACATAACACCACTCATTTGAAAGTATCCGACATGCTATTTTCATTTTTTTCATAAGCTTTCTTTAACTTTCAAAGAATTCACGGTATGATAGACATATATTTTCAAATTTAGAAATGAGGTTGTATTTATGAATCCTTTAGCGCTCACTCTAAACGAACAACTTAACGAAAACAATCCGCACTTACTCGATATGATGTCAGATTTAGGCAAAAATATGTACTATCCAAAAGGTATTTTAACACAATCTGCAGAAGCAAAAGCGACTGATTACAATGCGACAATTGGTATGGCAACGAACCGTGACGGTATGATGTATGCAGATACTCTATACGATATGTTCAATCACCTTTCACCTGAAGAAGTATTCGCATACGCACCGCCACAAGGTTTAGAAGCTTTACGTGACTTATGGTTGAAAAAAGTGTTAGCAGACAACCCTGACCTTCAAGAAGAACAAATCACACGTCCAATCGTTACAAATGCACTGACACATGGTTTATCACTAGTCGGTGATATGTTCGTCAATGCTGGTGATACGGTATTACTTCCTGCACATACTTGGGGGAACTATAACCTCGTATACGGTGTCCGTCATCAAGCAGACATTCAAAAATATCCAATCTTTGATGAAAACGGTCATTACACAACACAAGGACTTGTTGATACATTAGCATCAATCGAACAAGACAAAGTCATTCTTGTCTTGAACTATCCTAACAACCCAACTGGTTATACCCCAACTGTTGACGAAGTTCACACGATTGTAGAAGCTGTCGATACACTCGGAAAACGTGGCGTTAACGTAGTGACTGTTGTAGACGATGCTTACTATGGACTATTTTATGAAGACGTCTATAC
This window contains:
- the pmtB gene encoding phenol-soluble modulin export ABC transporter permease subunit PmtB: MLHLIKRNLYLHKNTLILYLILLLVYPIYQRYQPDYEMWLIPVTFIIFFIFMADSAHAFRVHKRFGSDGAYLFQHSLPVSKKQLLNAHYITIVGLTVLTVLLILLYDVNHFYIEVNQVKVSFIYGFIATNLLAFLISFPTSGEQSRKQRPPMFIYILSILGFIPALMALSFVTIGLFVFDNPDYFLMDIGIYYLVFSILTAIFTYIFQMKRIHST
- a CDS encoding gluconate:H+ symporter, which produces MLHELWPIISVVLGILLLLVLIMAFKLNTFVSLIVTAIVTGLFLGMPFDSIIKTIEAGMGGTLGHIALIFGLGAMLGKLLADGGGATQIADTLISRLGEKYVQWAMVIASFIIGIALFFEVGLVLLIPLVFTIAKRMNISQLKIGLPMVTALSVTHGFLPPHPGPVVIASELNANIGEVLLYGFIIAIPVTIVSGPLFVKIAPKLSPTAFQREGDISSLGATKTFEKDALPSFGLSTFTALLPVILMLFATIWQLVSGHTDGATNAFESFIYFIGTAGTAMLIAVLFAIFSMGLMRGIAMKDVMDTLTQAIYPIGMMLLIIGGGGAFKQILIDGGVGKSIETFFTGSHISPLLLAWLVAAVLRLALGSATVAAISTTGIVLPLLQTADINLALVVLAIGAGSVFCSHVNDAGFWMFKEYFGLTIKETFLTWSLVETIISVSGLVFVYFLSLFV
- a CDS encoding aminotransferase class I/II-fold pyridoxal phosphate-dependent enzyme, yielding MNPLALTLNEQLNENNPHLLDMMSDLGKNMYYPKGILTQSAEAKATDYNATIGMATNRDGMMYADTLYDMFNHLSPEEVFAYAPPQGLEALRDLWLKKVLADNPDLQEEQITRPIVTNALTHGLSLVGDMFVNAGDTVLLPAHTWGNYNLVYGVRHQADIQKYPIFDENGHYTTQGLVDTLASIEQDKVILVLNYPNNPTGYTPTVDEVHTIVEAVDTLGKRGVNVVTVVDDAYYGLFYEDVYTQSIFTALTNLNNPHVLPIRLDGATKEFFAWGFRVGFVTFGLSNQASKDIVEAKMKGLIRSNNSNGSTPSHSAVRYVLENPEQFNKDIQANVDTLEARYQVTKEWVYREDFQALWQPYDFNSGYFMALRVKDVNAETLRKHLIEHYSIGIVALNDTDIRIAFSCIEKDDIPHVFESIAKGIKDLQN
- the gntK gene encoding gluconokinase, translating into MTTYMIGIDIGTTSTKSVLYNEQGVEVGKSQQEYKMYTPTVDTSEEDPDVLFDAVVSTLQGVIQDNDVKPDDISFVSFSAQMHSLILVDDAGKPLTNSITWADNRARYAVEDLKQNHDGQKIYERTGTPMHAMSPLSKMWWLKNDQPALYQQAARFVDIKSYVIYRLTGEWVMDESIASATGLYNLRERDWDQEVLQLLELSAEQLPKLVSTQYICRDMDKNYAQKIGMHATTPIVIGASDGVLSNLGVNSYRPGEVAVTIGTSGAIRTVVDRPLTDSKGRIFCYVLDDEHYVIGGPVNNGGVVLRWLRDELLASEVETAKRLGMDSYDVMTRIAERVEPGAQGLMFHPYLAGERAPLWTSDARGSFIGLTLAHKKEHMIRAVLEGVLFNLYTVYLALVEVMGEIPSKIHATGGFSKSALWRQMMADIFDCELEVPESYESSCLGACAIGSRAIGKRDNYDMIADWVGKTHAHEPNQEVVHMYQELASIFIQVSRSLMSSYEAIAKFQSKHY
- the pmtA gene encoding phenol-soluble modulin export ABC transporter ATP-binding protein PmtA codes for the protein MMNEKAIELNHVRYETKHFSLEDIHFEVPKGYVTGFIGANGSGKTTTIRMIMDLLQPTSGDIKLFGQPMQTDPVGIKDKIGFVYSELYLNDKWKVKKAEKLIAPFYSQWDHELFMDYLKRFELPYDKKIRELSTGMKMKLSLAIALSHHAELYIFDEPTAGLDPVVRNEILDIIQEELLDEQKSVFFSTHIISDLERIADYIVHLQDGHIIVNASKEELLETHHLVRGDSTDLDDELRQLLIHCVEKDGIYSGMTKDAQTFHELFGQRVTISPMTVEEIMVHYEQHKKGVMNHDNAH
- the pmtD gene encoding phenol-soluble modulin export ABC transporter permease subunit PmtD, whose protein sequence is MNSLQLVKFDMLSVLKSPLTYIAILLGVLPIAVVVSVVVATGEEVDPNMILSMEKWFFSLIGMMFIVKTLSRDISEGTIQLYLNSLHHRIRYFVAKSLSIIVMSVLITVIVLGITYIVDWTTQGPSIDMKSVGQLPVFYLMLFVIYGLLLFMFNLIVQKPAFVYTLGIFLLLFLVIVSPFIPLIPQIGPKLMEALNYIPIGYLTQKTLEDDMSFTNWQWIINVASCIILFVGNAWLIAKKDI
- a CDS encoding DUF1700 domain-containing protein → MDKITFLNELEYQLNKLPKDVVDDVMNTYENYFYEEGQKGFTDKEIVDALDTPKQIAKRKYAKSAVKDAEKKPNITHVLRAIIATIGMSLVTFCFVLIPLIIVVIMMMAATFVSLGMILSPFILLISNILAGIQNFSISNYLFSFAYLGLGMMFLVMIVKASIGIRTLLIRYLKWNMHFMKKGTM
- the pmtC gene encoding phenol-soluble modulin export ABC transporter ATP-binding protein PmtC, whose protein sequence is MELKQISKQYNKHVVIDHIDFAFNDSRIVGLIGKNGVGKTTLMKIMNGNIVNYSGEVKVSNEDAIGYLIEHPKLYGNKTGLYNLKLFAQVLGKGYDKAYTDNIVRAFGMESYIHKKVKKYSMGMKQKLAIAVSLMNQPKFLILDEPTNGMDPDGSIDVLKTIEKLAKELDMKILISSHKLEDIELICDRAVFLRDGKFVQDMMLTGEQETGQTMIQVTHDDFEAACQYLAEHFNVIQVQKDEGVIIISQQQNYQWLLKGLSSQHIYPTYIQTRKATLRDTYFDINKRGDNA
- a CDS encoding SE1626 family protein, translated to MKHLTKIFVILASIIFIVGMFFQIQGEESAAIKLFMATILFMVCAFISRNNDRKKNR
- a CDS encoding GntR family transcriptional regulator, whose protein sequence is MEFPKQWQQQMSKGEWIAACLRLNMMNGEYEEQEVITENQIAKQFNVSRSPVRDAFKILSQDRLIQLERMGAEVLPFNETKQQEMTDIRLMIESFAFTKVIQRDDLSTIVHAMYQALEMMKVSVKFRDPVSFTEHDIQFHELMVNACEHSYLTHLWMQMKPLMTCQVYISMSRRMSENVEDFNRVITNHQKFVEAVEQRDRRLMYEAFRLNFSDLNNDIGAFWSDQM
- the pmtR gene encoding PSM export ABC transporter transcriptional regulator PmtR, encoding MKILLQNNSASPIYEQIKQQIKEQILRGTLPAGANLPSMRELAKDLSVSVITTKRAYEDLEKEGYLTSIRGKGTFVREQDTSILKEKQFIVIEELTQSLVKEAKTIGMPLSELQDIVKMLYEEEL